A region of Shewanella psychromarinicola DNA encodes the following proteins:
- the phoR gene encoding phosphate regulon sensor histidine kinase PhoR yields MFISYSGYRLFFRFALPLVLFMLIGALFDQVVIVMLFGTIALLVWHYRQITRLSFWLWKDKKLTPPQGRGSWEGVFNGIYRLQGKNRRRVSKLSTLLARFRQGAEALPDAAVVLDAEHNILWCNKLAQLILGFVWPQDNGLRIDNLIRHPNFSTYLKKAQYNEPLEIPSPVSDKRLLEIRVIGYGDRQLLLIARDITRIHQLEGMRKDFVANVSHELKTPLTVLQGYLEIMQTMEAPDSPNHKPLSMMQQQTTRMQSMVEQLLALSRIEDAVDIDLSQTVNMALMMDTLKEEAYGLAGTEYTLEFNCEPGLNTHGNELQLRSACSNLISNAIRYTVPGGTISVTWRSVATGALFSVKDTGVGIAPQYINRLTERFYRVDNARSSKTGGSGLGLAIAKHALNHHYSELNVTSEYGKGSIFSFIIPSHLLVRQ; encoded by the coding sequence ATGTTTATCTCGTACTCTGGATATCGTTTATTTTTTCGGTTTGCTTTACCACTTGTTTTATTTATGCTCATTGGAGCCTTATTCGATCAAGTTGTTATCGTTATGCTATTTGGAACGATTGCATTACTTGTGTGGCATTATCGTCAAATCACTCGTTTAAGCTTTTGGTTATGGAAGGATAAAAAGCTCACGCCTCCACAAGGGCGTGGAAGTTGGGAGGGGGTGTTTAATGGAATATATCGTCTGCAGGGGAAAAATCGTCGTCGAGTGAGCAAATTATCCACTTTATTAGCACGTTTTCGTCAAGGTGCGGAGGCCTTACCTGATGCGGCGGTGGTTCTTGATGCCGAGCACAATATTTTATGGTGCAACAAACTGGCGCAGTTAATTTTAGGATTTGTTTGGCCTCAAGATAATGGTCTTAGGATCGATAACCTCATTCGTCATCCTAATTTTTCTACTTATTTAAAGAAAGCACAATACAACGAACCATTAGAAATCCCATCTCCTGTCTCAGATAAGCGTTTACTTGAAATTCGAGTAATAGGTTACGGTGACCGACAATTGTTATTAATTGCTCGTGATATCACTCGTATTCACCAATTAGAAGGTATGCGCAAAGATTTTGTCGCCAACGTTTCCCATGAGCTTAAAACCCCGCTAACGGTATTGCAGGGTTATTTAGAAATTATGCAAACAATGGAAGCACCTGATTCACCTAATCACAAACCACTATCAATGATGCAACAACAAACGACTCGGATGCAGTCGATGGTTGAGCAGTTGTTGGCGCTGTCGCGTATTGAAGATGCCGTGGATATCGATTTATCGCAAACGGTCAATATGGCTTTGATGATGGATACCCTCAAAGAAGAGGCCTATGGACTGGCGGGAACCGAATATACTTTAGAGTTTAATTGCGAGCCTGGCTTAAATACTCATGGTAATGAACTGCAATTGCGCAGTGCTTGTTCAAATTTAATTTCTAATGCGATTCGTTATACTGTTCCGGGGGGGACCATTTCGGTGACGTGGCGCAGTGTAGCCACTGGAGCACTGTTTTCAGTCAAAGATACCGGTGTGGGCATTGCTCCACAGTATATCAACCGATTAACTGAACGCTTTTATCGGGTCGATAATGCCCGTTCGAGTAAAACCGGTGGTAGCGGTTTGGGATTGGCCATTGCAAAGCATGCTTTAAATCATCATTACAGTGAACTTAACGTGACGAGTGAGTACGGCAAAGGCAGTATTTTCAGCTTTATCATTCCTTCGCATTTGTTAGTACGACAATAG
- a CDS encoding glutathione S-transferase family protein, with translation MKLYGSFTSPYVRHCRIALLESRLDCQFIETDQVSSAKLSPTKRVPFLHDEELSLTDSSAILRYIRQKSSKTCLDTVIELDQFCMINTALDSSINLFFLSRDGVDIERVDYTIRQAQRIKTSLAEFEKLELPLHGPFNDVQLRLGCFLSWAVFRQRINIEDYPKLTLFLAAIEKEPFFIETAPPA, from the coding sequence ATGAAACTTTATGGTAGCTTCACGTCTCCTTATGTACGCCATTGCAGAATTGCCTTATTGGAGTCGAGATTAGATTGTCAATTTATTGAAACAGATCAAGTCAGTAGCGCAAAGCTATCGCCAACTAAACGGGTGCCATTTTTACACGATGAAGAGTTATCATTAACTGATTCCAGCGCAATATTGCGCTACATCCGTCAAAAGTCATCAAAAACCTGTCTTGACACTGTGATAGAACTTGATCAATTTTGCATGATAAATACTGCGCTAGACAGTTCAATTAACTTATTTTTTCTGTCTCGTGATGGCGTTGATATTGAGCGTGTTGATTACACCATAAGACAAGCACAACGCATTAAAACATCATTAGCAGAGTTTGAAAAACTTGAGCTACCGTTGCACGGACCGTTTAATGATGTGCAATTGCGATTGGGTTGTTTTTTAAGTTGGGCGGTTTTCCGCCAACGGATTAATATCGAAGATTATCCTAAATTAACACTTTTTTTAGCGGCAATAGAAAAAGAGCCATTTTTTATCGAAACAGCTCCTCCTGCGTAA
- a CDS encoding PstS family phosphate ABC transporter substrate-binding protein, with translation MKLKKLVGAITLTAAGVFSAASVAALDPNLPAYEKTSGVSGNLSSVGSDTLANMMTLWAEEFKHIYPSVNIQIQAAGSSTAPPALTEGTSQFGPMSREMKPNEVESFEKHFGYKPTKIRVAIDALAVFVHKDNPITGLSIEQIDGIFSATHKCGSEEINNWGDAGLDGNWTAKDVQLYGRNSVSGTYGYFKEKALCKGDFRPNVNEQPGSASVVQSVSQSLNGIGYSGIGYKTAGVKAVAISKNGGKFIEATDANAADGSYPLSRYLYVYVNKHPNRDLAPMDREFLRFVLSKQGQQIVEKDGYVPLPISVIAKDLGKVGVKL, from the coding sequence ATGAAACTGAAAAAACTTGTCGGCGCCATCACACTTACAGCCGCTGGCGTATTCTCTGCAGCATCTGTGGCTGCTCTTGATCCAAATTTACCTGCATATGAAAAAACAAGTGGTGTTTCTGGTAACTTGTCTTCTGTCGGTTCTGATACATTAGCAAACATGATGACATTATGGGCTGAAGAATTTAAACATATTTATCCTAGCGTTAACATTCAAATTCAAGCTGCTGGATCTTCAACTGCGCCTCCAGCATTAACTGAAGGCACTTCTCAGTTTGGTCCAATGAGCCGTGAAATGAAGCCTAATGAAGTTGAATCATTTGAAAAGCATTTTGGTTATAAACCGACTAAGATCCGTGTTGCTATCGATGCGTTAGCCGTATTTGTACACAAAGATAACCCAATCACGGGTCTAAGTATTGAACAAATTGACGGTATTTTTTCTGCTACCCATAAGTGTGGCTCCGAAGAAATTAATAACTGGGGAGATGCTGGCTTAGATGGTAATTGGACAGCGAAAGACGTTCAGCTTTACGGTCGTAACTCAGTGTCTGGTACATACGGCTACTTTAAAGAAAAAGCGTTATGTAAAGGTGATTTCCGTCCAAACGTAAATGAGCAACCTGGTTCTGCTTCTGTGGTTCAGTCTGTTTCTCAGTCACTGAATGGGATTGGTTATTCAGGTATCGGTTACAAAACGGCTGGCGTCAAGGCGGTTGCAATCTCTAAGAATGGCGGTAAGTTTATCGAAGCAACTGATGCTAATGCTGCAGACGGTTCTTACCCACTTTCACGTTACTTATACGTTTATGTAAACAAGCACCCGAACAGAGACTTAGCTCCAATGGACCGTGAATTCTTACGTTTCGTATTGTCTAAGCAGGGTCAACAAATTGTTGAAAAAGATGGCTATGTTCCATTACCCATCTCAGTTATTGCTAAAGATTTAGGTAAAGTGGGTGTTAAGCTTTAA
- a CDS encoding tetratricopeptide repeat protein → MKFSNRAEFEQVAGELSYQPNELHRDLELLARLNLEAKLNSPTKYQDAELLITQLDAIASTTLEKALMVMLKARIKGRKNQEYNQVLVEYNDALNMVNTDVSLESTLFKLTLHDQLSMLHSLLLQPTPALSHLNRYRQIAYQLHNNYLISDAETQFGRYYNLNGDQAKSLQHYSEAFRLANNLDYPGIKAHTQLNLARTYRDLEQWDDALKYAHNAAEILQAIGQDVYLAETMTVIAMIYAGQDQWNKTIDYYLNVQQVNERMGNEIAIGLTYHNLGEAYFKLNNSQAALNVMQRANDIFRARKIEHYLVYNELLFAQICTSEGMWPEAIEHASKAIELAKKKHLTKVQTEALGYLSTAYRKTNNLNAALETVDVIVELINKSQEKKQQTNDFPELTEQKLKFELGLLSSKLEQQTAKNKYNQFIILGLIIVFSITLILMVFFYRKFQHRNILYHNAQRLNTIDPITQAQGYRAFIQRINTLKHQEPKALALVNINELNNIDIRLGHTESVVLMQHFNSQFSKHLDTEVFIIRPGLIGCYFDKQYDAAIILNAVIKSLKQLQTTQFTIPNFARKSTEQCASIGHISLPLLDNPDVNISAELQFEALQYALAAAMEITEQPAYISLRPLNFAPAAIFMRPLYLNLTQALNRGIIRAESNRNTQEINWPKH, encoded by the coding sequence TTGAAATTTTCGAATAGAGCGGAGTTCGAACAAGTCGCTGGTGAACTAAGTTACCAACCAAATGAACTTCATCGCGACTTAGAACTACTTGCTCGGTTGAATTTAGAAGCAAAACTTAACTCACCAACTAAATATCAAGATGCCGAATTGCTCATAACACAATTAGACGCCATCGCATCAACAACACTTGAAAAAGCGTTAATGGTTATGCTTAAAGCACGGATTAAGGGGCGTAAAAACCAAGAATATAATCAGGTGTTAGTTGAATATAATGATGCTTTGAATATGGTTAACACCGATGTAAGCCTAGAAAGCACGCTGTTCAAATTGACACTTCATGATCAATTGAGCATGCTACACTCATTGTTACTTCAACCAACACCCGCGTTATCTCACTTAAATCGTTACCGCCAAATCGCTTATCAATTACACAATAATTACTTAATATCAGATGCAGAAACGCAATTCGGTCGTTATTACAATCTTAATGGGGATCAGGCAAAGTCATTACAGCATTATAGTGAAGCATTTCGGTTAGCTAACAACTTAGATTATCCGGGAATTAAAGCCCATACACAGCTCAATCTTGCCCGAACATACCGTGATTTAGAACAATGGGATGATGCACTAAAATATGCCCATAATGCAGCAGAAATACTTCAAGCGATAGGCCAAGATGTTTACTTAGCCGAAACAATGACTGTCATCGCAATGATTTACGCAGGCCAAGATCAATGGAATAAAACCATCGATTATTATTTAAATGTCCAGCAAGTCAATGAGCGGATGGGAAACGAAATTGCAATAGGTCTCACATATCACAATTTAGGTGAAGCCTATTTTAAATTAAATAATTCCCAAGCCGCATTGAACGTAATGCAACGTGCAAATGATATATTTAGGGCACGAAAAATAGAGCATTACTTAGTCTATAACGAGCTACTATTTGCTCAAATATGTACCAGCGAAGGCATGTGGCCTGAAGCTATTGAGCACGCAAGTAAAGCCATTGAGTTGGCTAAAAAGAAACATTTAACTAAAGTTCAAACTGAAGCATTAGGTTATTTATCTACAGCATATCGCAAAACCAACAACCTCAATGCAGCACTTGAAACTGTCGATGTCATTGTTGAATTGATCAATAAATCACAAGAAAAAAAACAACAAACCAATGATTTTCCTGAACTCACTGAACAAAAATTAAAATTCGAACTGGGTTTATTGAGTAGTAAATTAGAACAGCAAACCGCTAAAAATAAATACAATCAATTTATCATTTTAGGGTTGATTATTGTGTTTAGTATTACGCTCATACTAATGGTTTTTTTCTACAGAAAATTTCAACACCGCAATATCTTGTACCATAACGCCCAACGTTTGAACACAATAGATCCTATAACACAAGCACAAGGTTACAGGGCGTTTATTCAACGGATCAACACCTTAAAACACCAAGAGCCTAAAGCATTAGCGCTAGTGAACATTAATGAATTGAACAATATTGATATTCGACTTGGACACACTGAATCAGTTGTATTGATGCAGCACTTTAATAGTCAGTTCAGTAAGCACCTAGACACTGAAGTGTTTATCATCCGTCCCGGGTTGATTGGATGTTATTTCGATAAGCAGTATGACGCAGCAATTATCTTAAATGCCGTAATAAAGAGCCTTAAACAATTACAAACAACTCAATTTACCATTCCTAACTTTGCTCGTAAATCAACAGAGCAATGTGCCAGCATTGGCCACATTAGTTTACCATTACTTGACAACCCTGATGTTAACATCAGTGCAGAATTGCAATTTGAAGCGCTGCAATACGCACTTGCTGCGGCTATGGAAATAACGGAGCAACCCGCATATATTTCACTGCGACCACTTAACTTTGCTCCCGCGGCTATTTTTATGCGGCCACTTTATTTAAATCTGACTCAAGCACTTAACCGGGGCATCATTCGTGCAGAAAGTAATCGTAATACCCAAGAGATCAACTGGCCGAAGCACTAA
- a CDS encoding porin, producing MMNVFCKTLLASAIAVSVASSAYAADPLQVYGKLNVTAQSNDVADETETTIQSNASRFGVTGEFELSHSLEAFYTIEYEVDTGDDTKENFKARNQFVGLKGDFGAVSVGRNDTILKISQGKIDQFNDLAGDIKTMFKGENRMAQTATYYTPMLGDFQAGVTYVASGDSDQVVGDNTTGEDGVSMAVMYGDAGLKSTPIYASIAYDSKVKGYDTARATVQGKVAGLVIGGMYQQQEKLDSGIKGDGFLLSTAYGINDVTLKAQYQDMENKGDSWSVGADYKLGKPTKLFAFYTANSFDSNDQDDTYIGIGLEHKF from the coding sequence ATGATGAATGTATTTTGTAAAACTCTATTAGCCTCTGCAATAGCAGTCTCAGTCGCTTCAAGTGCGTACGCAGCAGATCCTCTTCAAGTTTACGGTAAGTTAAATGTCACAGCACAGTCAAATGATGTTGCTGATGAAACAGAAACGACTATTCAAAGTAATGCTTCACGCTTTGGTGTGACGGGTGAGTTTGAGTTAAGTCACTCATTAGAAGCCTTCTACACTATCGAGTATGAAGTAGACACCGGTGACGATACCAAAGAAAACTTTAAAGCACGTAATCAGTTTGTGGGTTTAAAAGGTGATTTTGGTGCGGTATCTGTTGGTCGGAACGATACTATTCTTAAAATTTCACAAGGTAAAATAGATCAGTTTAATGACCTTGCAGGCGATATAAAGACCATGTTCAAAGGTGAAAATCGCATGGCACAGACGGCAACATACTACACGCCAATGTTGGGTGACTTCCAAGCGGGTGTGACTTATGTCGCATCTGGTGATTCGGATCAAGTTGTTGGTGACAATACCACTGGTGAAGATGGCGTGAGTATGGCTGTTATGTATGGTGATGCAGGCCTAAAAAGCACACCAATATATGCATCGATTGCCTACGATTCAAAAGTAAAAGGTTATGACACTGCTCGTGCCACGGTACAAGGTAAAGTTGCAGGTCTTGTTATTGGTGGTATGTACCAGCAACAAGAAAAGCTAGACAGTGGTATCAAAGGTGATGGTTTCTTATTAAGCACGGCTTATGGTATCAATGATGTTACCTTAAAAGCCCAATACCAAGACATGGAAAACAAAGGTGATTCATGGTCAGTCGGTGCAGACTACAAGTTAGGTAAACCAACCAAGTTATTTGCTTTTTACACTGCAAACTCATTTGATTCAAACGATCAAGATGATACTTATATTGGTATTGGTTTAGAACATAAGTTTTAA
- a CDS encoding M61 family metallopeptidase, whose protein sequence is MKPTSLAIFTSSAIFSMSWTTPAIADVDYHIDINQPAHHLAQVSVSFPQTDLKVLTVNLPVWRMGRYQVLPIADGIRLFNATDSKGQSLPWKRTASGEWQIALIKPTAVKVTYQLHANELGDRLRHIDNSHAFLDGSGVFMYSPAFSQQPVTVNMAVPKGWQSYSGMDKGSTSHSFKAPNYDVLVDSPIETGINQHFSFEADDRQYEVVFWGEGNYDTTQILTDLRKISGQASTIWADYPFKRYVYMVHATSGASGATEHLNSTVIQLPRFNFRERQDYLRFISTASHEFIHSWNVKSYRPQGLVPYDYQSENMTDLLWMVEGSTSYFQNQLLLRAGVMTAKEFFDDLSKRIVLNQHNPGREIQSVAEASLGQWSSTWGDYAVNHSVNIYSEGYLASMALDFSLLSDTQLEHSYRDVHKALYQQYKVPMGYKVADVQSILKTLSGKDYQPWWQEFVNQPFSLPFDELLAHAGLITTYSKAPKTVIDAGMTLSELHGDLTIANVLKHGPAWNAGIAAGDEIVAVNGLKVTADGFTKRLNDFNVGDKIKLSLFSDDRLKEVSLQLTEQPKGELSIEAVAEVSDAQKAFYQAWLGVDWPFDDKGDWIKSTD, encoded by the coding sequence GTGAAACCTACTTCTCTTGCAATTTTTACCAGCAGTGCCATTTTTTCGATGAGCTGGACAACGCCAGCAATTGCTGATGTCGATTACCATATCGATATTAATCAACCCGCGCACCATTTAGCTCAGGTGAGTGTTTCATTTCCTCAAACTGACTTAAAAGTGTTAACCGTTAATTTACCAGTATGGCGAATGGGTCGTTATCAAGTATTACCCATTGCTGATGGCATAAGATTGTTTAATGCGACCGACAGCAAAGGTCAGTCATTACCTTGGAAGCGCACCGCCAGCGGAGAATGGCAAATAGCATTAATCAAACCCACAGCCGTTAAAGTGACTTATCAACTACATGCCAATGAGCTTGGTGACCGTTTGCGTCACATTGATAATAGTCATGCCTTTTTAGATGGCAGTGGAGTATTTATGTATAGCCCAGCATTTAGTCAGCAACCCGTTACGGTTAATATGGCAGTGCCTAAAGGTTGGCAGAGTTATTCCGGCATGGATAAAGGCAGTACGTCACATTCATTTAAAGCGCCCAATTATGATGTATTAGTTGACTCGCCAATTGAAACTGGAATAAACCAGCATTTTAGTTTCGAGGCTGACGATCGTCAATATGAAGTGGTATTTTGGGGTGAGGGTAATTATGACACGACTCAAATTCTTACCGATTTACGTAAAATAAGCGGCCAGGCCTCGACTATTTGGGCTGATTATCCGTTTAAACGCTATGTTTACATGGTGCATGCAACCAGCGGTGCAAGTGGCGCAACAGAGCACCTCAATTCTACAGTTATCCAGCTACCACGATTTAACTTTCGTGAGCGCCAAGATTATTTACGTTTTATCAGTACCGCCTCTCACGAGTTTATTCACTCTTGGAATGTAAAATCCTATCGCCCTCAAGGGCTGGTGCCTTATGATTACCAGTCAGAAAACATGACGGATTTACTGTGGATGGTTGAAGGCTCCACCAGTTATTTCCAAAATCAATTATTGTTGCGGGCTGGCGTGATGACAGCTAAAGAATTTTTTGACGATTTAAGTAAACGGATTGTGCTTAATCAGCATAATCCTGGCCGTGAAATCCAATCTGTTGCAGAAGCCAGTTTAGGTCAATGGAGCAGTACTTGGGGCGACTATGCGGTCAACCACAGTGTCAACATATACTCTGAAGGTTATTTGGCTTCAATGGCGCTCGATTTTAGCTTACTGAGTGATACCCAACTTGAACATTCTTATCGTGATGTTCATAAAGCACTTTATCAGCAATATAAAGTGCCAATGGGCTACAAGGTTGCAGATGTGCAATCAATTTTGAAAACGCTATCTGGTAAAGATTATCAACCCTGGTGGCAAGAATTTGTTAATCAACCGTTTAGTTTGCCGTTTGATGAATTACTCGCCCATGCAGGGTTAATCACCACCTATAGTAAAGCCCCTAAAACCGTTATCGATGCGGGAATGACCCTGTCTGAGTTACACGGTGACTTGACGATTGCTAATGTGTTAAAACATGGCCCAGCATGGAATGCTGGTATTGCTGCAGGTGATGAAATAGTGGCGGTTAATGGATTAAAAGTGACTGCGGATGGATTCACTAAACGCCTTAACGATTTTAATGTCGGCGATAAGATTAAGCTCAGTTTATTTAGTGATGATCGTTTAAAAGAGGTGAGTCTACAGCTGACGGAACAACCTAAAGGCGAGTTGTCGATTGAAGCTGTGGCTGAGGTCTCCGATGCTCAGAAAGCATTCTATCAAGCCTGGCTAGGTGTTGATTGGCCTTTTGATGACAAAGGCGATTGGATTAAATCCACTGACTAA
- the phoB gene encoding phosphate regulon transcriptional regulator PhoB, which produces MTARILIVEDESAIREMLTFVMDQHGFTTVAAEDFDSAIELLKEPYPDLILLDWIFPGGSGIQLAKRLKQDEFTRQIPIIMLTARGEEEDKVKGLEVGADDYITKPFSPKELVARIKAVLRRSAPTRLEEIIDVQGLQLDPVSHRVTVGDNVLDMGPTEFRLLHFFMTHPERVYSREQLLDNVWGTNVYVEDRTVDVHIRRLRKAVEEAGHDKLIQTVRGAGYRFSTRM; this is translated from the coding sequence ATGACAGCTAGGATTTTAATAGTAGAAGATGAATCAGCAATCCGTGAGATGCTGACATTTGTGATGGATCAACATGGTTTTACGACAGTTGCAGCTGAAGATTTTGATTCAGCGATTGAGTTACTTAAAGAGCCATATCCAGATTTAATTTTATTGGATTGGATATTCCCTGGAGGGAGTGGCATCCAATTAGCTAAACGCTTAAAGCAAGATGAGTTTACGCGTCAGATACCGATTATTATGCTGACAGCCCGTGGTGAAGAGGAAGATAAAGTTAAAGGCCTTGAAGTGGGGGCTGATGACTATATAACTAAGCCCTTTTCGCCTAAAGAACTTGTTGCAAGAATTAAAGCCGTTTTGCGCAGAAGCGCTCCAACTCGCTTAGAAGAAATCATTGATGTGCAAGGATTACAACTTGACCCTGTTAGTCATCGAGTGACAGTCGGTGATAATGTGCTCGACATGGGGCCAACAGAATTTCGCTTGTTGCATTTTTTTATGACCCATCCAGAGCGTGTCTATAGTCGAGAGCAGTTACTCGATAACGTTTGGGGCACCAATGTGTATGTTGAAGATCGGACTGTTGATGTGCATATTAGACGTTTACGAAAAGCCGTAGAAGAGGCTGGGCATGATAAATTAATCCAGACTGTTCGTGGTGCAGGCTACCGATTTTCAACCAGAATGTAA
- the rdgC gene encoding recombination-associated protein RdgC yields the protein MWFKNLTLYRFNKPFTTDTETLETALADFTFSPCSSQDISKFGFSNALGRKGQALVHSAENRHLICVTKEEKILPGQVIKEALDEKVAQIEELESRKVTKKEKDTIKDEITTTLLPRAFSRRSQTHALIMPELEMILVDSSSATKAEELLALLRKAIGSLPVIPLSYATPIESTLTQWLQAGAAPAPFEMQDEAELKSDSDEGGIVRFKQQVLQEDEVLAHIATGKQVHKLALHFGQSIAFLMQSDASIKRLKFSEEFRAGNDEVGTEDPLARLDADFSLMGSELVAFINAVNQAFGPLEQSV from the coding sequence ATGTGGTTTAAAAATCTCACCTTGTATCGTTTCAATAAGCCTTTTACAACAGACACTGAAACATTAGAAACGGCCTTAGCTGATTTCACTTTCTCACCTTGTTCAAGCCAAGATATCAGTAAATTTGGTTTTTCAAATGCCCTTGGTAGAAAAGGCCAAGCATTAGTACACAGCGCTGAGAATCGCCATTTAATTTGCGTCACTAAAGAAGAAAAAATTCTTCCAGGCCAAGTGATCAAAGAAGCTTTAGATGAAAAAGTGGCCCAAATTGAAGAGCTAGAAAGCCGCAAAGTCACCAAGAAAGAAAAAGACACCATTAAAGATGAAATCACTACCACGCTTTTACCTCGAGCATTTTCTCGTCGTAGTCAAACTCATGCACTCATCATGCCTGAGCTAGAGATGATTTTAGTCGACAGCTCAAGTGCGACTAAAGCCGAAGAGTTACTCGCGTTACTTCGTAAAGCAATAGGCAGCTTACCCGTTATCCCACTAAGCTATGCCACTCCAATCGAGTCGACCTTAACTCAATGGTTACAAGCGGGTGCAGCGCCGGCGCCATTTGAAATGCAAGATGAAGCCGAACTTAAGTCAGATTCAGACGAAGGCGGCATTGTGCGCTTTAAGCAACAAGTACTCCAAGAAGACGAAGTACTTGCCCACATTGCAACAGGTAAACAAGTGCATAAATTAGCCTTACATTTTGGCCAGTCGATTGCCTTTTTAATGCAGTCTGATGCCAGCATTAAACGACTTAAGTTTTCTGAAGAATTTAGAGCCGGTAATGATGAAGTCGGTACCGAAGATCCACTGGCTCGTTTAGATGCTGACTTTTCCTTAATGGGCAGCGAATTAGTGGCCTTCATCAATGCGGTTAATCAAGCATTTGGTCCTTTAGAACAGAGTGTTTAA